AGTTAACAGTAGCACGTTCAAAGTCTACTTTAAATATTTCTTTTAATTCCTTGTTTTCATCGTCAGAAATATCTGGATGAATTACTCCTCCCTTATCTGTTACAACAGCTAAACTACCAGGAATTGTTAGGTTCATTATATCTTTATATAATGCTTCAACACCTAAGGCCTCTGAAATCTTGTTTAGTTCTTGCTGTTCAAGCTCGGAGCCAGCAATACATGCTTTATTATTACATAGAACTATGTTTCCGAGAGCTGTATTTTTAGATCTGGAAACATATATGTTTAGATCATGTTTCTTTAAACTATTATTTAAAATATATAATTCATCATCTAATACTATTCTTGGGAGAACAATTCCATTATCGTTTCCAGCAACTAATACTCCATTAAGAATGGTATTTGCAATTTTTGTCTCTATAAGTTCTACATCGAGCGTTTCCATAATTACTTTTTTCTCCCCGCTAGATAAGCTAGGGGGAATTAAAGCAATAGAGTTATTCGCGAACACGTATACACCAATATTTGGATTCCCGAATAAGCTTAGTCTAACAATTTCCATAGATGATCATCCCGTACAGCTAAGTAAAAATATCTTGAATACCCATATAATAATTAGCTCTTTTTGTATAAGAAGAAATATATAATTAGCCTTGCTTACCGCTTGCAGGCATTATTTTGATCTTAGAAGATCTTATTAGTAAGACCTTAGCGGTTTTTTCTTCCTTATCAAACCTGATCTCAACAATTACTCTTCGAGGCGGTTTCTCTCTGCTTCTACTCCACACATATTCGTTGACGGCTGGATCAATTATTATTTTCTCAGCTTCTTTGAAGTGCCTTCTAACATATTTTCTTATCAGCCGAACAGCCCTATCCGCTCTATTGGTTCTTCTGCCCCAATACACTCTTTGTAAAGGAATTATATGTATTGACCTAGTTATCTTTCCTTCCTCGCTCATTTAAATCAACCTCTTCTTAACCCGGTAAATCATTAATTTTATTATACCTTAAGTTTTGTTCTACGCCAATGTCTAAGTCTGAAACCTCTTCTAACCTTTAACCTGGTTTTAACAGATACCCATATGGGTACAGGCTTATTTTCCTTGTAAGCTGCTGCTAATCTAAGCTTTCTAGCTAGTGGTTTATTTCTAGCCATAAATAAGCCCTCCGATTTATTTCCTCAAGATACGTATATGTGTTTCATGATGTGTTTGCTCATATATTTGTGCAAGGAGTTTCTTGAGAAAATCATCTGTGATTGGGACAGGAACTCTTCCTGACTGTGCAAGTGTTATGAGTTGTTGTTCTACAATATTTGCTAATTCTGGTTTAACAAGTCTTAGATTAGCAAGTCTGCTTCTAGCCTCAGGTGTGAGAATTCTTCTGAGTATAGCTTCTATTTGTATTCTTCTCTGTTTCTCTTCTTCCATTTTCCTCTGCAATTCTAGTAATTTTCTTTTTTTAATTTCCTCCAACTCGGCATCGTAGGATTCACTCACTTTTGTCACCAAATATATTTATTTTTTAAAGTATATTTTAGACCTAACACTCGGGGGCAAATACTTTGCTAGCTCAGGTTTTTCTCTTACTAGGTCAAGCATTATCTCATACGCTAATCGATCGAGTAGGGCTCGTCCCTGAGGAGTTAGTACACGGCCTCTGCTCCTTATTTTTCTGACAAGCCTGGCTTGTTCTAGTTGTTGAAGAATCTTCCTAATGATGCTTCCACCGCTTTTTACGAAGTGTTCAGGGGCTGATCCATAATTTTTCCTTCCACCATAAATTGTTCTAAAAGTTTCTATGCCGACTGGTTCGCCGGATTTATATAGTTTTCTCAGAATACTAGCTGCTCTATAATACCACCAATCTGGATCCTGGGGAGGTCTCTCTTTATGTGTACCTGTTTTAACAAAATACGCCCAGGGAAGTGGTTTAACTTCTGGTACATTTTCCTTTAGGTATGCGGCTAGTCTCTCGATTAATTTGTCAGCTGGCACTTCTAACGCTGTAACCATTTCTTATCCCTACTATCCTCTTTCTCTCCTACAATCTTTAAACTCCTATATTTATCTTTATTTCCAGCGATTATGAAGGTATATCCTCGAACTTCTATAAGTTTTGCCCCTACGAGCTTGGTTATCATCTTAGCTATTTCTCTCCTATCAGAATTTGTCGACCTAACATATGATTTTAGCATCCTTATTTTAACCACGCCGTGTTTTTCAAGCCTTGCCTTGACTTCCCTTATAAAACCCGGTGTTAAGCCTTTTTTACCTAGTTGTACATCTACTTTTCCAGCTTTTCTATCCTTGATTTCTTCCCAGACGTCTTTATCATGTATCTTCTTCTCCAGCCGCAGAGGAGACATGTTACCACAACCCTTGAACCTTTACCTTCACTCTGTATTCTAACCCTAGCTGTTAAGCCAGGTATTAATGGTATCTTACATTTTCTACAATATCCCCTCCTAATATATTTTGGGGGTTTTACTCTGGCTTTATGAGCATATTTAATGATCAACTCTATATATCTGCGGGCTAAATCGTAATCGCCACTCCTAGTCCTATCAAGCGCTAATTTATACAAATACCTCATTCTCTGAATAGCTAGATCTTTCAAAACATTTCTTCTCAAATATAATATCCCCTCCAACCCAGGCCTCAATCACTAACTATAGGGTTTCAAAACCCAATTGTTAAGATGCTATAATATATAAAGCCATCAACATGTATTTACCAATTATTATGATTCATAAAGTATTGGTAAATGGTGTAGTAATATGGACATGGGAGAACCAATAAGCATAATATTATTGGAGTCGGCTCTAGAACTAGTTCCTAGAGAGTTATGGAAACATCCAGCTGTCCTAAAGAATGCTAGGAGGAGAGGGAAAAAACCAGGGAAAACATTGCTTGACGTTTCACTTCACTATCATGCAATGAGGAAACTTAAAGATAGGGAGAAACGGGGGAGACCTGATATTGTTCATATATCCTTATTAAATGCTCTTGAAAGCCCATTAAACAAGGAAGGATATCTACGAATATATATACATACTTATCCTGGACACATAATATTTGTAAAACCAGAAACCAGGATTCCAAGAAACTATAACAGGTTCGTTGGCTTAATGGAACAACTACTAATACATGGCAAAGTACCTCCAGACAGCGATGATCCATTACTATATGTGAAAACTATGACAATAAGCGATCTTCTCGAAAAAATAAATAAAAACGGAATCATATTGTTGAGAGAACAAGGAGAAAAGGAAAAACCAGAAAACATTGTAAAATACGCTATTGAAAACAATTATGCGATCGGGATCGGGGGGTTTCCCCACGGAGATTATAGCGAAGAAATCATTGATATGAGTAAAGCTGAATTCTCAATATATAATAAACCCCTAACCACATGGATCACTGTATCTAGAGTAATAGTAGGGGCAGAAAATCTATTCAAAATTATATAATCAATCGATTAAACCTTGTTTAAAAACCATTCTCTCCTATAAAACCAATATAAAAACCTAGTAATAGTAAAAATAATCGCTGCTATTATATGGTATTACCTATACAAAGATTATTTGCAAATGGATTCCATTTTAAAAACATCTATATCATATTAGGGGTTAAAACACCTATAATATCATATCGGGGGGAGTGTTTTGGAGAAGTTATTAGATGTGAAGAAAAAGGATCCTATAGTTGAATATGCTAAATGGAACAGTCTCGATGTAAATGAGAATGCAAATAGATACATGGGTCCAACAGGCTTCTTTAGTTATTTGCTTGAAGAATACATGATGAAAACACTGCTTGATCTATTGCCATCGCCTGTTCTAAGAGCACATATTGATGGATACATATACGTTCATAAATTACCCTACAGCATATATATTCCATACTGTACAGGACACAGTGTATCACGCCTATTAGAGAAGGGCTTAAAAACACCAACAATTATATCCAGGCCTGCAAGACATTTTGATACATATGTTGATCACATAGCTAATTATCTAATAACACTACAGCATTACTTTACAGGAGCTCAAGCATTCTCAAGTGTTGAATGGTATGCTGGACCCTTCATAAGAAAGGACGCACTAGATTATAGAACTATAAAACAACAGATTCAAAGACTCATATTCAACCTAAACTATCCAACACGTGTCGGTATGCAAACACCATTCACAAACTTCACGGTAACACTGGATGCTCCAAAGAAAATGCTTACAGGAGACTACGCTGTATATAATGGGCAGAAAATTGAGCCACTAGGGGAATACTATAAAGAAGCAAAAACATTCTTCCTAGCCCTAATAGATATCCTATACCATGGAGACATGTATGGACAACCATTCACTTTCCCAATACCAACAATCATGACAACCGCCGATATGATCTGGGATGAACCAGAGGTTTTCGAAGCAGTATTTAAAACAGCAGCACATCGAGGAAGCTTTTACTGGCTAAACACTAGAGTTGTCGACCCCGATGCAAGCTATGCTATGTGTTGCCGTATAAATATAGATAAGAACGAGCTTCTCTACGCATACGGGACAGAACCTAAAGGACTAGGATTAAACTTTAGCTTGAAGAAGGATCTAGAACAACAAAAAGAGGAAACAATGAAGAAGATAGAACAACAAAGATTTGGTGGATTATGGGCGCTCCCAGACATTACAGGCTCCGTAAATGTTACAACAGTAAATCTGCCACGCATTGCTCTCGAAGCTAGAGGAGACGATACAAAATTCTGGGAAGTCTATAGTGAAGTACTAGAAATTGTTAGAATCAGTGAAGAATGGTTTAGAAGACGCTACCTAGATCTCATGGCTAAATATGCTGGAATATACTCTATGATAAAGGAGTACTTGAAAGAATTCCCATCATCTCATTTCAATACTATCGGTATTCTCGGATTACCAGAGGCAGCAGCGATCTATTTACAAGAACCTAAGCTTTGGATGGAAGGATCAAGGAGAGACTGGCTAAGAGCAGCGGATATTATGAAGAAAATGGTTGAGTACGCAGTCAGCCACGCTAGGAAATGGATGAAAGAAACAGGTACCCCGTGGAACGTTGAAGAAGTACCTGGTGAATCAGCAGCTGCTAAACTAGCTATTAAGGATGTAAAGAAGTATCCGGAGGTGCTAGAATATCTAAGCGATCCCGATAATCCAATCTATTCAACAAGTATAGCACCATACTATGGAGAAATCGACCTACCTGAGAGAATAGAAATTGAATCAAAAGTTCAGAAAACATTCACTGGAGGAGTAATGATGCACATATTCCTAGGCGAAGAACCTGATCCTGAAGCTCTCGCAAAATTAACTAAGAGACTAATGCAAACCGATCTAGTCTATTGGAGCTATACACCAGCAATAACACATTGCAACAAGTGCGGTAGAACATTTACAGGATTATATCGTAGATGCCCGGTTTGTGGAAGCGAAGACGTAGAGGTATGGAGTAGAATTATAGGATATTATCGTCCACTAAAGAACTGGAACCCCTTCCGTAGAAGAGAATTCTGGACACGTAAACATTATAAGTAAAAATAACAATTTTTTATCAACTTATCATCAACCAGCTTTTATAGCATATCACAATAATTAATCAAAGGTGCGGAGATTGTCTATAACAACTGAAGAGCTCTCGGAGATTAAACAGAAAAATATTTATTTAATTGGTAGCGGTTGGAAACCTGTCAGTATGATAGATGTATACAACTCCGTAACATTTACCCTGTGGTTGTGTGGTTGTAACTTGAAATGCCCCTTCTGCCATAACTGGATGCTAGCCATAAATCATCCAAGTACGTGTCATTACCTAGATATTAATAAGCTAATCGAAGAACTAGAGTCCGCTAGGATATTAATAGATTATCTCCATGTAACTGGGGGAGAACCGCTTACACAGCACCGCGAGTTAGAAAAGATGTTAACAATTGCAAAGAACAATATTGGAGTCAACATAAGTATAAACACGAATTTCACATTGCATAAACCATTAAAACACTTAATAAATACGGGTATAGTCGATCATTTAGCAACTGATCTAAAGATACCATATGATCTTCTCTATGGACACAGTAAAGAAGTAGCTGATGCTTTATGGAAACTATTCCTTAAATCATTAACACTTGTATCTGAGTATAGTGTCCCATTAGAACTTAGAATACCCATTATGAAAAACATCGATATCAAAGTATTCAGAAAACACTTAGCTGAAGCCCTAGATAAACTCGATAAACACAGCAACTATTATGTTATTGTTCAGCCATTACTAGGTCCACCTATAACTAATCCTAGAAACCCGGAATGGTGTAAAAAATACTGTGATCCGGACAAGCATACTCTTTACATAGTTAAAAATGAACTAGAAAATATGGGTGTACAAAAAGTTATTGTGCGTGAAACATTAAGTTTTGGGTGAAGAAATGCTTGAAGAAGCCATGGAAAAACATAGGATTTTATCAAAGATTAAACCTAGTGTGAAATTATTTGATTATATATGGGATGCCCCTAGAATAATTGCTTCAGCAGGTAAACAAACATTATCTCCGAAAGAATTCAGCGAAATATATGAGAAAATGAATAAAGACAAGACAATAAAGTGGATCACCGAACTGGTAAGGAGAGGACATGGTTCACCGCTTGAGCATAGTATTTACATATTCGAAATAACATGTAGCCGTGTAGCTAGTCATCAACTCGTGAGACACCGAATAGCCAGCTATACACAGTTAAGCCAGAGATATAACGATAAATATTTGAGAAACATGATCATGCTTGCAGCAACTAAGCTTGGCTATAAAAATGTAGAAAAAAACAATATAGGTAAATACATAAAAATATTGGAGGAAACCATAGATTCAAATCTAAGCTTTTGGAACCTGTTAGAAATTATTGGTGAAGCCTTCATTATACCGCCGAAGATAGTGGAATTAAGCAATGAAGAATTTCTAAGACAGCTACTAAGAAGTGTTAAGACGTATTATTCATTAATAAATAATGGTGTATCTTATGAAGACGCACGTTTCATACTTCCCCAAGCGGTTAAGACACGAGTACTTGTATCTATGAATGCAAGAGAACTCTTAGAAAGCTTTCTGCCTCTGAGAATGTGTAGTCACGCACAATGGGAGATTAGATACATAGCTTGGCAGTTGTGGAGACAACTAGTAAAAATACATCCTGAAATATTCAGTTATGCCGGCCCCAGATGTGTATACATGGAAAACAGGGTTAGGCCGCAGCCATGCACACTAAACGAATATGTTAATGGGAAATGCGAATTCACTATAACTAGGTGCCCCGAACTAGTGCCTAGAGAAGGTATAAGAAAATGTATTAATTATGCATCTAGAGATTTATGGAATGATATAGGTGATGAAACAATTGATACTCAGTGATTGGGATATACGTGTCTATATTGAAAAGAAACTATTAATAATTAACCCATTGTTTCCAGATACTATCCGTGAAAACGGTGTTGATCTAAGGTTTGGGTATCAGTTTTGTAGGTTTAAGAAAGATCAAAACATAATAATAGATACAGCTAGAGATCCTGTGGATAAAACATTAGTTTGCGAAGAAACAGATGAAGACAAGGGCATAATAATAAATCCTTTAGAACACGTATTAGCTACTACTCTTGAATGGATAGAAATGCCTAATGATCTAATTGGTTTCGTTAATTTAAGAAGCACCTTTGCTAGATACTCACTATATATACCCCCAACTATAATTGATGCAGGATTTAAAGGAAATATCACTATTGAATTGATAGGTGGAAGTATACCTGTAAAAGTATATCCAAAACAGAGATTTCTCCACGTAATTTTTGCTAGGACAAGTAGCCCAGTATATAGACCTTATAGTGGAAAATACCAAGAGCAAAAAGGCGTTACTCCTCCAAAACCCGACTAGTTCTGGCAAAAACAATATTTTCCGGATAATTTATTTATTAGATACTGGTTGAAGCATTTCTTAATATCTAGCTCTGGATACATAGGTGTCGTCGGAGATGACAAACAAATTATTCGATAAAATACTGGCTTTATCTATGTTGGCTTGGATGAGTGTTGCAGCTAACCTGGGTAATGTAGGCTTCATAATTAATGGTTTAATAAACGAGTTACAAATTACTGATCCAGGATTGAAAGGTCTTCTCGGCTCTAGTAGTTTGATTGGAATGCTTATAGGAGCATTTATCAGCGGGTTCTTTGGGGATCATATAGGGAGAAAGAAGACTGCTATAATTTTCGCATTACTACATGGAGTATCCGGTGTTATAGCGGTCTTAGTGGTTGATCCATTATGGTTTATAACATGGCGTATTCTAGCAGGTATAGGATTAGGTGGATTATTACCTGTATTAGCTAGTCTTGTGTCAGAATATAGTTTACCTAGTAGTAGAGGTAAAAGAGTAAGCTTACTTGAGAGCAGCTGGGCTTTTGGATGGCTCATACCTATCACTATAGCATATCTATACCTAGACAGTATGGGATGGCTAATTTACGGATTAGTTACCAGCATAGTTGCATTAATTCTTTCACTTTCAGTTTTATTCCTAGAAGAAAGTCCACGATATCTTCTATTAATAGGGAGAGAAGATGAGGCTCGAAGATTAGTTGAAAAATACGGTATTGAACTACCGAAACATATTAGTACAAAAACAAACCTTATAGCTGGAGCTAGGTTATTGTTTAGTAAGGATCTTGGGAAAACCACTATAGGTTTATGGATTATATGGTTTACTATTACAATGGGATACTATGGATTGTTCATATGGTATCCAAGACTCTTATCGACTCGTGGAGCTGAGATCGGTTTTGAAGCATTAGCTAATTATTTGAAGACCAAAAGACTAGAATACTTATTGATCATAACACTTGCACAAATACCCGGGTACTATAGTGCTGTGTTTCTAGTTGATCGTATAGGCCGTAAAAAACTTCTTGGAACATATCTTGTATTAACAGGATTATCAGCATTTATGCTAGCATATGCTAGGTTCATAGACCAATTCTTAGCAGCAGGAATGGCATTGAGCTTCTTTGATCTAGGGGCTTGGGCAGCAGTATATACGTATACGCCTGAACAGTATCCAACCAATATTAGAGTATTAGGAACGGGTTGGGCATCAACTATTGGTAGATTAGGGGGAATACTGGGCCCGTATATAGTTCCCTTCCTGAGAGATTGGCAATCAATATTTATGTTCTTCGCAACAATCCATTTCGTTGGAGCACTGGGTGTTCTAACAGGCAAAGAGCTGGCTAGGAAAGAAATGGTTGAATAATTTTTAATATGCCGCCGCCGGGATTTGAACCCGGGTCTCCCGCGCACGGGCCTTCTTATATTGGCCCCGTGGACACGGGCTCGAGAGGCCCGCATACTTGGCCGGGCTATACTACGGCGGCTTCTAGATATTTCTGTGTCCTATGTGGTGCTAATTAATTTTACGTTACTCATTCTATATATTTTGTCCTAGTTTAGTAATACTGGAAGATCTGGGTTTGCTAGAACAATGCTTCTTTTAATTGGATCATAATATATGTTTATAGCCTTAATCAATACTCCTTTCTCTTCAGCCTCGCGTAGTAATTCGGCAATAACTGGATCACCATGTTTATACGGTTTAAATCCTTTAACATGAGGTAAAGCAGCTATAAAAACTATTAATGATCTACCGCCCCCCTCAACATGTTTTATTAGTTCTCTAATTTGTCTTCTACCCCTAATAGTTGGGCAGTCTGGATATGCAGCATATATTTGCTTATATCTGAGAACAGCGCTTTTCAGCTCTGTATATATGTATTGATTATCACATTTTACGAGGAAATCTATTATAGAACTATTCAACCGAATGTTTCTAGATGCTAATACACAGTTTTTAAGCCATGGAACATTATTGTCGCTGAGTAGTTTGATAAAGCTTTTCTCTTGGAGATTAGTATCTATTAATGCAGCATAGTTTTTATCTTTTATTGCGAATAATCTATACTTTAGCTTTTTACCCCTTATTCTTAAACAATACCCTATCCGACCATTTACAAGGAACTCTTCTAGTCTACCAGTATTATTAATGTGTGCTTTCTCAATTCTATTATTAATAATGACTTCAACTACAAACCTGTTAATTCGCCTCAATATACGGCATAAAGTATGATCTAAATTGTTAAAAATATTCATTATAACACCATCCCAATATATGGTAAGAAAAGTAATAGATGTTTTTAATTGAAGAAAAAATATGTGTTTTAACCACCAGGTGAGCCGTGCCAGGGGCTATCCTTCCATATAGCGTCCCATAGATCTTTTTCGGTAAATGTTTCCCTCTCAGCAATCTTTTCCTGAATTAGTATTAATAGTTTATGATGTTTAACTTCGTCTTCATGTATTGCTTCAAATATTAATTTCATTCTTGGATCTTCGGATTCTCGAGCAAGTTTTTCAGTTAATTCTACCATTTCAGCTTCTGTCTCTATATGTTTCCTAATACCTTCCTTAATAATTGCGAGTTCTTCTTCAGTAAGTAATGGTTGTGTACGAGACAAGAGCTCATATATGGATCTATAGAATATACTGTGTTTATCGCTGTCTTGGGCTATGCCTAGAATTAATGCTTGAAGAACTGGGTGTTTAAACTTAGTTGCTAGTTCTCTTAATTCTTCAGCATATTTCTTTTCGAGCTCGCTCATTTCCCGAGCCTTCTCACGGATCTCCTCAATCTTCATATTTATTCACCATATCTTATTTTTAGTCAATGATTGTTATTAGGTATTTCCATCCCAGTTAATTCAATTACTTCTTCG
This is a stretch of genomic DNA from Staphylothermus hellenicus DSM 12710. It encodes these proteins:
- a CDS encoding translation initiation factor IF-6 — encoded protein: MEIVRLSLFGNPNIGVYVFANNSIALIPPSLSSGEKKVIMETLDVELIETKIANTILNGVLVAGNDNGIVLPRIVLDDELYILNNSLKKHDLNIYVSRSKNTALGNIVLCNNKACIAGSELEQQELNKISEALGVEALYKDIMNLTIPGSLAVVTDKGGVIHPDISDDENKELKEIFKVDFERATVNSGIPFIKSGLIANNKGVIVGEYTTGPEILRIRRGLSGGAI
- a CDS encoding 50S ribosomal protein L31e, with product MSEEGKITRSIHIIPLQRVYWGRRTNRADRAVRLIRKYVRRHFKEAEKIIIDPAVNEYVWSRSREKPPRRVIVEIRFDKEEKTAKVLLIRSSKIKIMPASGKQG
- a CDS encoding 50S ribosomal protein L39e → MARNKPLARKLRLAAAYKENKPVPIWVSVKTRLKVRRGFRLRHWRRTKLKV
- a CDS encoding DNA-binding protein, whose translation is MSESYDAELEEIKKRKLLELQRKMEEEKQRRIQIEAILRRILTPEARSRLANLRLVKPELANIVEQQLITLAQSGRVPVPITDDFLKKLLAQIYEQTHHETHIRILRK
- a CDS encoding 30S ribosomal protein S19e, with product MVTALEVPADKLIERLAAYLKENVPEVKPLPWAYFVKTGTHKERPPQDPDWWYYRAASILRKLYKSGEPVGIETFRTIYGGRKNYGSAPEHFVKSGGSIIRKILQQLEQARLVRKIRSRGRVLTPQGRALLDRLAYEIMLDLVREKPELAKYLPPSVRSKIYFKK
- a CDS encoding YhbY family RNA-binding protein; the encoded protein is MSPLRLEKKIHDKDVWEEIKDRKAGKVDVQLGKKGLTPGFIREVKARLEKHGVVKIRMLKSYVRSTNSDRREIAKMITKLVGAKLIEVRGYTFIIAGNKDKYRSLKIVGEKEDSRDKKWLQR
- a CDS encoding ribonuclease P, which encodes MRRNVLKDLAIQRMRYLYKLALDRTRSGDYDLARRYIELIIKYAHKARVKPPKYIRRGYCRKCKIPLIPGLTARVRIQSEGKGSRVVVTCLLCGWRRRYMIKTSGKKSRIEKLEK
- a CDS encoding 16S rRNA methyltransferase, whose amino-acid sequence is MDMGEPISIILLESALELVPRELWKHPAVLKNARRRGKKPGKTLLDVSLHYHAMRKLKDREKRGRPDIVHISLLNALESPLNKEGYLRIYIHTYPGHIIFVKPETRIPRNYNRFVGLMEQLLIHGKVPPDSDDPLLYVKTMTISDLLEKINKNGIILLREQGEKEKPENIVKYAIENNYAIGIGGFPHGDYSEEIIDMSKAEFSIYNKPLTTWITVSRVIVGAENLFKII
- a CDS encoding anaerobic ribonucleoside triphosphate reductase, coding for MEKLLDVKKKDPIVEYAKWNSLDVNENANRYMGPTGFFSYLLEEYMMKTLLDLLPSPVLRAHIDGYIYVHKLPYSIYIPYCTGHSVSRLLEKGLKTPTIISRPARHFDTYVDHIANYLITLQHYFTGAQAFSSVEWYAGPFIRKDALDYRTIKQQIQRLIFNLNYPTRVGMQTPFTNFTVTLDAPKKMLTGDYAVYNGQKIEPLGEYYKEAKTFFLALIDILYHGDMYGQPFTFPIPTIMTTADMIWDEPEVFEAVFKTAAHRGSFYWLNTRVVDPDASYAMCCRINIDKNELLYAYGTEPKGLGLNFSLKKDLEQQKEETMKKIEQQRFGGLWALPDITGSVNVTTVNLPRIALEARGDDTKFWEVYSEVLEIVRISEEWFRRRYLDLMAKYAGIYSMIKEYLKEFPSSHFNTIGILGLPEAAAIYLQEPKLWMEGSRRDWLRAADIMKKMVEYAVSHARKWMKETGTPWNVEEVPGESAAAKLAIKDVKKYPEVLEYLSDPDNPIYSTSIAPYYGEIDLPERIEIESKVQKTFTGGVMMHIFLGEEPDPEALAKLTKRLMQTDLVYWSYTPAITHCNKCGRTFTGLYRRCPVCGSEDVEVWSRIIGYYRPLKNWNPFRRREFWTRKHYK
- a CDS encoding anaerobic ribonucleoside-triphosphate reductase activating protein, which encodes MSITTEELSEIKQKNIYLIGSGWKPVSMIDVYNSVTFTLWLCGCNLKCPFCHNWMLAINHPSTCHYLDINKLIEELESARILIDYLHVTGGEPLTQHRELEKMLTIAKNNIGVNISINTNFTLHKPLKHLINTGIVDHLATDLKIPYDLLYGHSKEVADALWKLFLKSLTLVSEYSVPLELRIPIMKNIDIKVFRKHLAEALDKLDKHSNYYVIVQPLLGPPITNPRNPEWCKKYCDPDKHTLYIVKNELENMGVQKVIVRETLSFG
- the thyX gene encoding FAD-dependent thymidylate synthase, coding for MLEEAMEKHRILSKIKPSVKLFDYIWDAPRIIASAGKQTLSPKEFSEIYEKMNKDKTIKWITELVRRGHGSPLEHSIYIFEITCSRVASHQLVRHRIASYTQLSQRYNDKYLRNMIMLAATKLGYKNVEKNNIGKYIKILEETIDSNLSFWNLLEIIGEAFIIPPKIVELSNEEFLRQLLRSVKTYYSLINNGVSYEDARFILPQAVKTRVLVSMNARELLESFLPLRMCSHAQWEIRYIAWQLWRQLVKIHPEIFSYAGPRCVYMENRVRPQPCTLNEYVNGKCEFTITRCPELVPREGIRKCINYASRDLWNDIGDETIDTQ
- the dcd gene encoding dCTP deaminase, with amino-acid sequence MILSDWDIRVYIEKKLLIINPLFPDTIRENGVDLRFGYQFCRFKKDQNIIIDTARDPVDKTLVCEETDEDKGIIINPLEHVLATTLEWIEMPNDLIGFVNLRSTFARYSLYIPPTIIDAGFKGNITIELIGGSIPVKVYPKQRFLHVIFARTSSPVYRPYSGKYQEQKGVTPPKPD
- a CDS encoding MFS transporter, which encodes MTNKLFDKILALSMLAWMSVAANLGNVGFIINGLINELQITDPGLKGLLGSSSLIGMLIGAFISGFFGDHIGRKKTAIIFALLHGVSGVIAVLVVDPLWFITWRILAGIGLGGLLPVLASLVSEYSLPSSRGKRVSLLESSWAFGWLIPITIAYLYLDSMGWLIYGLVTSIVALILSLSVLFLEESPRYLLLIGREDEARRLVEKYGIELPKHISTKTNLIAGARLLFSKDLGKTTIGLWIIWFTITMGYYGLFIWYPRLLSTRGAEIGFEALANYLKTKRLEYLLIITLAQIPGYYSAVFLVDRIGRKKLLGTYLVLTGLSAFMLAYARFIDQFLAAGMALSFFDLGAWAAVYTYTPEQYPTNIRVLGTGWASTIGRLGGILGPYIVPFLRDWQSIFMFFATIHFVGALGVLTGKELARKEMVE
- the sfsA gene encoding DNA/RNA nuclease SfsA — encoded protein: MNIFNNLDHTLCRILRRINRFVVEVIINNRIEKAHINNTGRLEEFLVNGRIGYCLRIRGKKLKYRLFAIKDKNYAALIDTNLQEKSFIKLLSDNNVPWLKNCVLASRNIRLNSSIIDFLVKCDNQYIYTELKSAVLRYKQIYAAYPDCPTIRGRRQIRELIKHVEGGGRSLIVFIAALPHVKGFKPYKHGDPVIAELLREAEEKGVLIKAINIYYDPIKRSIVLANPDLPVLLN